One genomic region from Euzebya tangerina encodes:
- a CDS encoding DeoR/GlpR family DNA-binding transcription regulator, which produces MSSSPPPTTPLPARLRRERVLAYVDQREFARVTEMAEQFEVSTVTLRTDLEHLSRRGLLRRVRGGAVSRSAGRPEPAFEEAQTANVAQKKAIGRHTAGMIGSGETVILDVGTTTTAVAHAMADRDDLRDVMVFTNSLTIAMALESSAPRITVVVTGGTLRPRQHSLVDPLAALVLDQITAKWAIIGCNGIDIDGGVTNANLPETDVKRRMIGAATRRVVCADSSKLGGVALARICGVGDIDVLVTDGRADQAVVTELEGSGVDVHVAN; this is translated from the coding sequence ATGAGCAGCAGCCCACCGCCGACCACACCACTCCCTGCACGGCTGCGTCGCGAGCGGGTCCTCGCCTACGTGGACCAGCGCGAGTTCGCTCGGGTCACCGAGATGGCGGAGCAGTTCGAGGTCTCGACGGTCACCCTCCGCACGGACCTCGAGCACCTCTCTCGACGCGGCCTGCTGCGGCGGGTCCGTGGAGGAGCGGTGTCCCGCTCGGCCGGCCGGCCGGAGCCGGCCTTCGAGGAGGCACAGACAGCCAACGTCGCCCAGAAGAAGGCCATCGGTCGTCACACCGCAGGCATGATCGGGTCGGGCGAGACCGTCATCCTCGACGTCGGAACCACCACGACGGCGGTGGCTCACGCGATGGCCGATCGTGACGATCTGCGCGACGTGATGGTCTTCACCAACAGCCTGACGATCGCGATGGCACTCGAGTCGAGCGCCCCCCGAATCACCGTCGTCGTGACTGGTGGCACCCTCCGACCTCGCCAGCACTCCCTCGTGGACCCCTTGGCCGCCCTGGTGCTGGACCAGATCACGGCGAAGTGGGCGATCATCGGCTGCAATGGGATCGACATCGACGGCGGCGTCACGAACGCCAACCTCCCGGAGACCGACGTGAAGCGCCGGATGATCGGAGCGGCCACCCGTCGTGTCGTGTGTGCCGACTCGAGCAAGCTGGGTGGGGTTGCACTGGCGCGGATCTGCGGCGTGGGGGACATCGACGTGCTGGTCACCGATGGCCGGGCCGACCAGGCCGTCGTCACCGAACTCGAGGGCTCAGGCGTCGATGTCCACGTGGCCAACTAG